The Polynucleobacter sp. TSB-Sco08W16 genome includes a region encoding these proteins:
- the trpC gene encoding indole-3-glycerol phosphate synthase TrpC: MSDILEKIVATKKIEIAHNLKQLSLANQRENAQVNNQDPALKPRGFIRSIEQKIAEGKPGVITEIKKASPSKGILRENFIPAEIARSYEKHGAACLSVLTDVDYFQGSNAYLQQARAACSIPVLRKDFTIDPYQIYEARAIGADAILLIVACLELNQMKELEACADELGLDVLVEVHDGAELEQALELKTSLLGINNRNLKTFEVTLQTTLSLLSAVPNNKTLVTESGILNRADVQLMRDNQINAFLVGEAFMRSADPGAALGQLFF; the protein is encoded by the coding sequence ATGAGCGATATTCTCGAAAAAATTGTTGCAACCAAAAAGATTGAAATTGCGCATAACCTGAAACAACTTTCTCTTGCAAATCAACGTGAGAACGCACAAGTAAATAATCAAGATCCCGCTCTAAAGCCGAGAGGCTTCATTCGCTCGATTGAGCAAAAAATTGCGGAAGGTAAACCGGGGGTTATTACCGAAATCAAAAAAGCTAGTCCAAGTAAGGGCATTCTTCGCGAGAATTTCATTCCCGCAGAAATTGCACGGTCCTATGAAAAACATGGCGCTGCTTGCTTATCGGTTCTAACTGACGTCGATTACTTTCAAGGTAGCAATGCCTATCTGCAACAAGCACGCGCTGCTTGCAGCATTCCTGTTTTACGTAAAGACTTCACCATAGACCCTTATCAAATCTATGAAGCGCGCGCCATTGGTGCGGATGCAATTTTATTAATCGTAGCCTGCCTAGAGCTCAATCAAATGAAAGAGCTTGAGGCTTGTGCTGACGAACTGGGCCTAGATGTATTGGTAGAAGTACATGATGGTGCTGAGTTAGAGCAAGCACTCGAACTCAAAACATCATTACTAGGCATTAATAATCGTAATCTCAAGACGTTTGAGGTGACATTGCAAACAACTCTTTCACTTCTATCTGCGGTGCCAAACAATAAAACTTTGGTTACCGAATCTGGAATATTGAATCGTGCCGATGTTCAACTCATGCGAGACAATCAGATCAATGCGTTCCTAGTTGGTGAGGCGTTCATGCGCTCTGCTGACCCTGGTGCCGCTCTTGGTCAGCTGTTTTTCTAA